ATAACTTTTTACTATTTTTTTAAAAAAAGGTTACATTTATTTTGCTTTATCGTTGATTATCAAGCACTTAGCAAGAACAAAAATTTTTATGAGAAAATTAAAAAGTGAAAATTTTTAATGAATTTTTATATCGCAAAAATATTTTAAGCTATTTTTTTAAAAATTTATTTAAACATAAAATGCTAAATTTGTGGCTAGAAATTAAAAAACTGTTTCAAAAAAACATGGAAATTCAAAAAAACAATGATGGATACGAGTCTTTAGTTATCACTGAAAAGACAATAGATGTCCGGAAACTAATCTACGACCGCAATCCTAAGCTCGCAAAGTGGATTCCTAAATTTCTGCTTAGATTTTTAGAGCGACTTATACATCAAAAAGAAATAAATGAAACTTTATATAGAAATAAAGACAAGCAAGGTCTTGATGCCGTAGAAGCTTTTTTGAACGATTTTGGAGTAATTGTAAAAACACATAATATTGAAAACATAAAAGACGAAAATCGTTTTTTATTAGTTTCAAATCACCCATTGGGCGGCGTTGATGGCTTGGCGTTAATGAAATCGGTGGGAAGAGTAAAACCGCCGATTTGTTTCCCTGTAAATGATTTTTTATTGTATTTGCCAAATATTAGCGAACTTTTTATACCAATAAACAAAATTGGGAGCCAGTCAACAGCTAATGCTCGTAAATTTGATGAAGCATTTTTATCCGAAAAAAATATTTTATTTTTCCCAGCAGGGCTAGCTTCTAGAAAAATAAAAGGAAAAATTGTTGATACTGAATGGAAAAAAACTTTTGTTCAAAAAGCCCGCAGTTACCAAAGAAATGTTATTCCAGTGTTTATTGACGGTCGCAATTCTAATCGTTTTTACAGATTAGCGAAGTGGAGAAAGTTTTTTAGAATTAAATTTAACATTGAAATGCTTTTTTTACCAGACGAAACTTTCAAGCAAAAAGGCAAAACAATCAATATTTATTTTGGGAAACCAATTCCTTATACATTATTCGACAATAGCAAGAAAGATATTGAATGGGCTCAATATGTAAAAGAAATAGTTTATAATTTAAAACAAAATTTGTAATTTTGCATCATTGATACTGTTTCTTTTCAAATTAATTAGTAATTATGGAACCCCTTATAGAGAAAGCAAACATTAATGAAATAACTAAAGAACTTACAAAAGAAAGGTTTGTTAGAATTACTAATTTTGGCAAAAATGAAATTTATATTTTCAATGGAGATGAAGCTCCTGCTCTAATGCAAGAAGTGGGCAGATTAAGAGAATTGTCTTTTCGCGAAGCCGGTGGAGGCACAGGTAAACCAACAGATATAGATGAATTTGACTTAGGGAAAAATGCATATCATCAGTTAATAGTTTGGAATCCTGTTGAGCAAGAAATTGTTGGCGGCTACCGGTATATTAAAATGAAAGATGCAAGACAAGACTCTGAGGGTCATTACAAAATGGCATCATCGCACATGTTTAAAATGTCAATTGATTTTCTTGACAATTATTTTAATGAAACTATAGAACTTGGTCGCTCATTTGTTCAACCCAAATATCAGGCTTCTAAAGATAGCAGAAAAGGTATTTTTTCTCTTGATAATTTATGGGATGGGCTTGGAGCCTTAGTTATAGAAAATCCTGATATAAAATATTTTTATGGAAAAGTTACAATGTATTTAAACTACGATGTTCTATCACGAGATGTGATTATATCTTTCCTATTGAAACATTTTCCTGATAAAAATAATCTTATTTGGCCCTATGTTCCCCGCCCTATAAGAACCACAACTGATGTTATTGATAAAATTCTTTCAGGGAAAACATACGAAGAAGATAAATTATTGATGACACAACTTATACGTAGCAGAGGCATGGTTTTTCCACCGCTGATAAATGCTTACATGAACCTTTCTTCTACTATGCGCACTTTTGGTTCTTCATTAAATGA
This Bacteroidales bacterium DNA region includes the following protein-coding sequences:
- a CDS encoding GNAT family N-acetyltransferase, whose product is MEPLIEKANINEITKELTKERFVRITNFGKNEIYIFNGDEAPALMQEVGRLRELSFREAGGGTGKPTDIDEFDLGKNAYHQLIVWNPVEQEIVGGYRYIKMKDARQDSEGHYKMASSHMFKMSIDFLDNYFNETIELGRSFVQPKYQASKDSRKGIFSLDNLWDGLGALVIENPDIKYFYGKVTMYLNYDVLSRDVIISFLLKHFPDKNNLIWPYVPRPIRTTTDVIDKILSGKTYEEDKLLMTQLIRSRGMVFPPLINAYMNLSSTMRTFGSSLNDTFGDVEEIGILVTIEDIYDSKKNRHLSSYLNNKKK
- a CDS encoding glycerol acyltransferase is translated as MEIQKNNDGYESLVITEKTIDVRKLIYDRNPKLAKWIPKFLLRFLERLIHQKEINETLYRNKDKQGLDAVEAFLNDFGVIVKTHNIENIKDENRFLLVSNHPLGGVDGLALMKSVGRVKPPICFPVNDFLLYLPNISELFIPINKIGSQSTANARKFDEAFLSEKNILFFPAGLASRKIKGKIVDTEWKKTFVQKARSYQRNVIPVFIDGRNSNRFYRLAKWRKFFRIKFNIEMLFLPDETFKQKGKTINIYFGKPIPYTLFDNSKKDIEWAQYVKEIVYNLKQNL